The Hyalangium minutum DNA segment CACGGCCCGAGCGCCCCAAGGCCCAGGTGACCCAGAGAGCCACAGGCGTGAGCAACAGCAGCACAGTGGCCAGCACCACAGCTCGCGCGAGGCTCCCCTCTCCACCCAGCAGCACGAGCTCATAGATGCGGGTGGTAAGCACCCGCGTGGGAGGCGTCGCGGACACGCCGAGGATGTAGGGAACACCGAACGCGGACACCGCCATGAGGAACACCATCACTGCCCCCGAGAGCAGCGATGGCATCGTCAATGGCACGGTCGCCGCGAGCAGCGCCCGGAGCGGCGAGGCCCCACACACCCTGGCAGCCTCCTCCAGCGCCGGATCCACTCGCCGGAGCGCCGCAGCCCCCGCGAGCAGCACCAGCGGCAGCCCCGCCAGTCCCTCGACGAAAGCAATGCCTCCAGCGCCATAGATATTCAGCACGCCCTCCCCCAGCAGCCGGTTCAGGTACCCCGCGCGAGGGCTCGCCAGCGAGATCCACCCCATGCCCCAGATGAACGGGGGAATGGCGGACGGAAGCGTGAAGAGCACTGCGAACGCCCCCCGGAACGGAAGGTCCGTGCGAAAGAGGAGCAACGCCAACGGCGCCCCCAGCGCCAACGCAAACGCCGCTGCCCCCAGAGCGGTGACGAGCGTGTTCACCAACGCCCCAGCCTCCCCCGACAGCGTGGAGAGCGCAACGCCGCCCAGCTCCCCCGCGCTGTGCAGGAGCAGCACCGCCACCGGGCCCAGCGCAAAGAACAGGACGGGCCCCAGCCAGGCACCCAACCCGAGCCACCGAGAGGCCGTCTTCCGGTGACTCATCGCGAGAAGGCCTTGCTGAACGTTTCCTTGATTACCCCACCGCGCGTGAGTCCCAGTTCGACGAGCTCGGGAGTCCACGGCTGGGAGCGGGCCATCAAGGCCTCCACTCCCGGCCCACCGCGAGGCCCTTCGAGCCGGGGATCCACCGAGTGCAAGTCTCCCTTCTCCACGATGAAGCGCTGACCCTCGGGAGAAAGAAGCAGGTCCACGAGCGCCTTCGCGGCCACGGGATTGCGCGTACTCTGGAAGATGGCCACCGGCCCGGGGATGACAACAGCGCCGTCCTCGGGCCAGATGATCTCAATGGGGCTCCCACGCGCCTTCGCGACAAGGGCGTTCTCGAGCAGCAGAACGCCAGCATCCACCTCACCACTCTCCACCTTCTGGAGCACGGCGGCATTGCCTCCCGCAACAACAGCTCCCTTGTCGCGAAGCCGCGTGAAGAAGTCCTCGCCGTACTTCGAGTGCATGGACACAGCCCAGGTGAACGCCGTGCCCGAAGTGAGCGGGTCGCCCACGGCAGCCCGGCCCTTCCAGCGCTCGCCTACGAGATCGGCGAACGAAGCCGGAGGCACCGCCCCCTGGCGATGGACCAGGACCATGGTGGACACGCGCGCGGCCGCGTAGCGGGCATCGAGATCCAGTAAGGAGCGTGGCACCCGAAGCACGTTCGGGGACGCGTAACGCAAGAAGCTCCCCTCCCGTGCGAGCCGCTCGTACAGGAACGGATCGGACGTGGCGAGCACATCGGCCCGAACGGCGCCCGCGGCCCGCTCTGCCTCCAGGCGGCTGGCCACCTTCTCGCTCCCGGCCTGGTACCAATGTACCTGGACGTTCGGGAGCTTCTCCTTCAGCAGCGGATCGAGCGCATCCAGCACGTGCTGGTACATGGAGGTGTAGACCCAGACATCTCCCGAAGGCGTGCCATCTTGAGCCGCCGTCGCGGACGCCTCCGATGGCACAGCCGACTCGATGCGGCACGAAGCCACCAGGACGAGCGCGGCCGCGAGGCCCAACCGCGAGAGGAGGCAGAGGCGTGACATGCGCAGCCGATGATGCGGCCGGGCGTGGGAAATGTCACCGGCAACCGGGCCGCTCAATCGGAACACGTACTTCGTACAGCTGCATGGGATTGGGCATTGCGCGAAATCATTGAGGTGCCTCCGGGGGTCAAGAAAGCCACGGAACCGCCGCGGAAGTTGACGGGCTCGCACGCTCCATCTGTACTCCCCAGGGCTGCGAGAGGCGGAAAGCGGGAATGTCTTTTCAGGACAGGCTGAAGCTGGAGCTCACGCTCACGCTCGGCGGGCAGTCATTCACCATCCCTGGTGGACAGCTCAAGCACTTCGCGGTGCGGCTCTCCAGTCATGGCTTCACCGCCTCGGTGACGTTCTGGACCGCGCTGGAAGCGGATGACGCGCCCCTCTTCACTGCCTTCCAGAAGCCGGACCTGCTCAAGGTGAAGCTCTCCATCTCGGGCGTCTATCCCTTGCCCGATCCACCGCCCGCCGCCCTCGTCGTCCAGGGCTTGGCGCGGACCCGCGGCCTCGGTGGTACGCCCCACGGTGCCCTCGACGGGAGCGACCGCCGCTTCCGCCGCTACACCATCGAGTTCGCTGACGCGGCCCAGGTGCTGTGGCGCCAGCATCGCCCCATCGAGCTGAACACCGACAAGACGATGGCGGATGTGCTCTCGGCCCACACGGCCGGTGCCATCCAGCTGGAGCACGACTGGGACGTGCTCGATGCCCAGCAACCCATGCTCTGCCTGGGTGTGGGCGAGAACCCTCCGTCGGCCAGCTTCTACGACTTCATCCTCTGGTACACCGACACGCAGGGCGGCTACTGGACCTACGACAGCCAGCAGGATCAGTACACCCTCTCCCAGAGCAAGCCCGCGGGCGCTCAGGCCGTGAAGCTCCCCCGTTCCG contains these protein-coding regions:
- a CDS encoding ABC transporter substrate-binding protein; its protein translation is MSRLCLLSRLGLAAALVLVASCRIESAVPSEASATAAQDGTPSGDVWVYTSMYQHVLDALDPLLKEKLPNVQVHWYQAGSEKVASRLEAERAAGAVRADVLATSDPFLYERLAREGSFLRYASPNVLRVPRSLLDLDARYAAARVSTMVLVHRQGAVPPASFADLVGERWKGRAAVGDPLTSGTAFTWAVSMHSKYGEDFFTRLRDKGAVVAGGNAAVLQKVESGEVDAGVLLLENALVAKARGSPIEIIWPEDGAVVIPGPVAIFQSTRNPVAAKALVDLLLSPEGQRFIVEKGDLHSVDPRLEGPRGGPGVEALMARSQPWTPELVELGLTRGGVIKETFSKAFSR